The Paenibacillus sp. RUD330 genome has a segment encoding these proteins:
- a CDS encoding CidA/LrgA family protein has product MLFFVAVYEAMTLLSSLLSLPVPGSVLGLALVFILLRTGIIKLGWIELGAGWLLAEMLLFFIPPAAGLVQFGPLLAGSGLQILLVILISSVLVMISAGGLAQLAGRRRERGGER; this is encoded by the coding sequence ATGCTTTTTTTCGTCGCCGTATACGAAGCCATGACGCTGCTGTCTTCGCTGCTTTCACTTCCTGTCCCGGGAAGCGTCCTCGGGCTTGCCCTCGTCTTCATCCTGCTGCGCACCGGGATCATCAAGCTCGGCTGGATCGAGCTCGGAGCCGGATGGCTGCTCGCCGAGATGCTGCTCTTCTTCATCCCGCCTGCCGCCGGACTCGTTCAATTCGGCCCGCTGCTTGCCGGCAGCGGCCTTCAGATTCTGCTCGTCATCCTCATCAGCAGCGTGCTCGTCATGATCAGCGCGGGAGGGCTCGCCCAGCTCGCAGGCCGCCGCCGGGAGAGAGGGGGAGAACGATGA
- a CDS encoding LrgB family protein, with translation MSALAAAGFIFLTVLVYGGSKLAHRRWSILILSPLIVTPAAIMAILALCRIPYETYNEGGRWLSAMVGPATVALAVPLHKNAALLKKHSLEIAAGVAAGWMTGTAAALGICRLFHLDRMLADSLLLRATTTPIALAVSGMIGGISTLTAVFVLITGILGTVLGPLVISWTRIRSEVAQGVLMGSSAHTAGAHKAFELGAVPGSIASVSMLLSAFLSLFLIPLVAGFVA, from the coding sequence ATGAGCGCGCTCGCTGCGGCAGGCTTTATCTTCCTGACCGTGCTGGTGTACGGGGGGAGCAAGCTGGCGCATCGGCGCTGGAGCATCCTGATCCTGTCTCCCTTGATCGTGACGCCGGCAGCCATCATGGCTATTCTCGCTCTGTGCCGGATCCCGTATGAGACCTATAACGAGGGAGGCCGCTGGCTGAGCGCCATGGTCGGTCCGGCGACGGTCGCGCTGGCAGTGCCGCTGCATAAGAATGCGGCTCTGCTGAAGAAGCATAGCCTTGAGATCGCGGCCGGAGTCGCCGCCGGCTGGATGACGGGAACGGCGGCCGCGCTTGGAATCTGCCGGTTGTTCCACCTCGACCGCATGCTGGCGGATTCGCTCCTGCTCCGGGCGACGACGACGCCGATCGCGCTTGCCGTCAGCGGCATGATCGGCGGGATTTCGACCTTAACCGCCGTATTCGTGCTGATCACCGGCATTCTGGGCACGGTGCTCGGCCCGCTCGTGATCTCCTGGACGCGAATCCGCAGCGAAGTAGCCCAGGGGGTTCTGATGGGCAGCAGCGCCCATACGGCCGGAGCCCACAAAGCTTTCGAACTCGGAGCCGTGCCGGGCTCCATCGCCAGCGTCTCCATGCTTCTGAGCGCTTTCCTTTCCTTGTTCCTCATTCCCTTGGTGGCCGGCTTCGTGGCTTGA
- a CDS encoding aminoglycoside phosphotransferase family protein yields MTTTIYFSSNKLGDVTSEQLQKALDRFALGRLRGCRRTASGAGGQTLFLESDGGEFVLKGNPLYEGQLNEERHFATGLLQRGLPVPAPYRLDERTDIFGWPYAVMPRLPGIHPRDLALEDEESLRKLSCLLADTLHRMHEWKSESSGEWIPASGEVEPFPGSYREWLYSRIRRWLRDAENYAPVAAEDWAWAEDILDAATDSFDRFDRPVYVMGDFKFDNLLVRRNGDRWELSGLFDFTNGYFGDGAADLPKVATQFIDRGRSDLAERFVLAYRDGLDDVEGFDQRIKVHMLHQKVLDWGCFHAIGAVSWNPEWTFREWASRYIRR; encoded by the coding sequence ATGACGACGACGATTTATTTTTCATCGAACAAGCTGGGCGACGTAACCTCGGAGCAGCTGCAGAAGGCGCTGGACCGGTTCGCGCTCGGCCGGCTTCGAGGCTGTCGCCGCACGGCTAGCGGGGCCGGAGGCCAGACGCTGTTCCTGGAGTCGGACGGAGGGGAGTTCGTGCTGAAGGGAAATCCTTTATATGAAGGACAGCTGAACGAGGAACGGCATTTCGCGACGGGGCTGCTGCAGCGCGGACTTCCCGTCCCGGCTCCATACCGGCTGGATGAACGGACGGATATTTTCGGCTGGCCGTATGCCGTCATGCCGCGGCTGCCGGGCATCCATCCCCGGGATCTCGCGCTCGAAGACGAGGAAAGCCTGCGCAAGCTCAGCTGCCTGCTGGCGGACACGCTCCATCGGATGCACGAATGGAAGTCGGAGAGCAGCGGGGAATGGATACCCGCCTCGGGAGAAGTCGAGCCGTTTCCAGGCTCCTACCGGGAGTGGCTGTACAGCCGGATCCGCCGCTGGCTCCGGGATGCGGAGAATTACGCGCCGGTGGCGGCGGAGGATTGGGCGTGGGCGGAGGATATCCTGGATGCCGCAACGGATTCATTCGACCGCTTCGACCGGCCCGTCTATGTCATGGGGGACTTCAAGTTCGATAATCTGCTGGTCCGCCGCAACGGAGACCGGTGGGAGCTGAGCGGCCTGTTCGATTTCACGAACGGCTATTTCGGAGACGGGGCAGCCGATCTGCCCAAGGTGGCGACCCAGTTCATCGACCGCGGCAGATCCGATCTCGCGGAGCGGTTCGTTCTGGCTTATCGGGACGGACTGGACGATGTGGAAGGGTTCGATCAGAGAATCAAGGTCCATATGCTTCATCAAAAGGTACTGGATTGGGGCTGCTTCCATGCGATCGGCGCGGTCAGCTGGAATCCGGAATGGACGTTCCGGGAATGGGCATCCCGCTACATAAGACGCTAA
- a CDS encoding glycoside hydrolase family 2 protein — protein sequence MTSIVIGSWTFRAVDRGEAWLEASVPGCVHTDLLRNGKIEDPFYGTNEHRLQWIDKQDWEYEARFDAAAEQLDEDFVQLAFEGLDTYADVTLNGTRLFSADNMFRIWKADVKGLLLESGNKLHIRFRSPVNEDLPKLERLGYALPATNDQSELGGLGDKRISVFARKAPYHYGWDWGPRFVTSGIWRPVRLESWSGVRISDLFIRQDAVSAEAAEVTAVVAVEAAASGPSTIAVHVEGQEHTLEADLETGIQTLEIPVRLDNPRLWWSRGLGEAAMTEFLAKVEQRGGAADCRTVRTGLRSVRLVRERDEAGTSFFFELNGVAVFAKGANHIPNDSFVAEVTEDRYRHEILSAAEANMNMLRVWGGGIYEQDIFYDLCDEHGIMVWQDFMFACSMYPGDEAFLDNVRAEAEDNLRRLRNHPSIVLWCGNNEIDSAWAHYDENGGWGWKKAFTPEQRERIWADYEAIFHRLLPEAVDALAPGVGYWPSSPLISLSEDAGQHAFPESAAGDVHYWGVWHAVEPFENYKLKIGRFISEYGFQSFPEYRSVRSFAEEADMELLSTVMLAHQKNGAGNRLIKEYMDMYLPEPKDFPAFLYESQILQGEAMKMAIEAHRRRRPYCMGTLYWQMNDCWPVASWAGMDYFGRWKAMHYYAKRSFRDVLLSADRTGTGIDFHLVNDLQASVQGTLKVSLLDFSGLALAEREVPAAAAGGQSLLLFSLTRAELLPESADSDSVLVTAELIAEDGSLLASASAFFEGDRQLALAPASIDVEEIEGSGGSRFRVSASRLARAVWLQSDSEGMFSDNFFDLVPGRPVTVAFMALKPGAARHEAADAGRVTASSMADAVKALAAKG from the coding sequence ATGACATCGATCGTCATCGGAAGCTGGACGTTCAGAGCGGTTGACCGCGGGGAAGCATGGCTGGAAGCAAGTGTTCCCGGATGCGTCCACACCGATCTGCTGCGCAACGGAAAAATCGAGGATCCTTTCTATGGAACGAATGAACATCGGCTGCAGTGGATCGACAAGCAGGACTGGGAGTACGAGGCCCGGTTCGATGCCGCGGCGGAGCAGCTGGACGAGGACTTCGTGCAGCTCGCGTTCGAGGGACTGGACACGTACGCGGACGTAACATTGAACGGAACCCGCCTGTTCTCGGCGGACAATATGTTCCGCATCTGGAAGGCCGATGTGAAAGGCCTCCTCCTGGAAAGCGGCAACAAGCTCCATATCCGCTTCCGCTCGCCCGTCAACGAGGATCTGCCGAAGCTGGAGCGGCTCGGCTATGCGCTTCCGGCGACGAACGACCAGTCGGAGCTGGGCGGCCTTGGAGACAAGCGGATCAGCGTTTTCGCCCGCAAAGCCCCTTATCATTACGGCTGGGATTGGGGCCCGAGATTCGTGACGAGCGGCATCTGGCGTCCGGTCCGTCTGGAGAGCTGGTCGGGCGTCCGCATCTCGGATCTGTTCATCCGGCAGGACGCCGTCTCGGCCGAAGCGGCCGAAGTGACGGCCGTTGTCGCGGTGGAAGCCGCCGCCTCGGGTCCCTCGACGATCGCCGTGCATGTGGAAGGACAAGAGCATACGCTTGAAGCGGACTTGGAGACGGGAATCCAGACGCTGGAAATCCCTGTTCGGCTCGACAACCCGCGCCTCTGGTGGAGCCGTGGCCTCGGCGAAGCCGCTATGACGGAGTTCCTGGCCAAGGTTGAACAGCGGGGCGGAGCCGCCGACTGCAGGACGGTCCGGACCGGTCTGCGTTCCGTCCGTCTGGTGCGCGAACGCGACGAAGCCGGCACCTCGTTCTTCTTCGAGCTGAACGGCGTCGCCGTGTTCGCCAAGGGAGCGAACCATATTCCGAACGACAGCTTCGTCGCGGAAGTGACGGAGGACCGTTACCGCCATGAGATCCTGTCCGCGGCCGAGGCGAATATGAACATGCTGCGCGTATGGGGCGGCGGCATCTACGAGCAGGATATTTTCTACGACCTGTGCGACGAGCACGGCATCATGGTCTGGCAGGATTTCATGTTCGCCTGCAGCATGTATCCCGGCGACGAGGCCTTCCTCGACAATGTGCGCGCGGAGGCCGAGGACAATCTGCGCCGGCTGCGCAACCATCCGTCCATCGTGCTCTGGTGCGGCAACAACGAGATCGATTCCGCCTGGGCCCACTACGACGAGAACGGCGGCTGGGGCTGGAAGAAGGCGTTCACCCCGGAGCAGCGGGAGCGCATCTGGGCCGACTATGAGGCGATCTTCCACAGGCTGCTTCCCGAAGCGGTGGATGCGCTGGCGCCGGGCGTCGGTTATTGGCCGTCCTCGCCGCTGATCAGCCTTTCCGAGGATGCCGGCCAGCATGCCTTCCCGGAATCGGCGGCCGGAGATGTCCACTACTGGGGCGTGTGGCATGCCGTGGAGCCTTTCGAGAACTACAAGCTCAAGATCGGCCGTTTCATCAGCGAGTACGGCTTCCAGTCCTTCCCGGAATACAGATCGGTGCGCTCCTTCGCCGAGGAAGCCGATATGGAGCTGCTGTCCACCGTCATGCTCGCCCATCAGAAGAACGGAGCCGGCAACCGGCTGATCAAGGAATATATGGACATGTATTTGCCGGAGCCGAAGGACTTCCCGGCCTTCCTCTACGAAAGCCAGATTCTGCAGGGCGAGGCGATGAAGATGGCGATCGAAGCCCATCGGCGCCGCCGTCCTTACTGCATGGGCACGCTGTACTGGCAAATGAACGATTGCTGGCCGGTCGCCTCCTGGGCGGGCATGGATTATTTCGGCCGTTGGAAAGCGATGCATTATTACGCCAAGCGCAGCTTCCGGGACGTTCTGCTCTCCGCAGACCGGACCGGCACGGGAATCGATTTCCATCTGGTGAACGATTTGCAGGCATCCGTGCAAGGCACCCTCAAGGTGAGCCTGCTGGATTTCTCCGGTCTCGCGCTTGCCGAGCGCGAGGTGCCGGCTGCGGCGGCAGGCGGCCAGTCGCTGCTGCTGTTCTCGCTAACACGCGCAGAGCTGCTGCCGGAAAGCGCCGACTCCGATTCCGTTCTGGTGACGGCGGAGCTGATTGCGGAAGACGGCTCGCTGCTCGCCTCAGCGTCAGCCTTCTTCGAAGGAGATCGCCAGCTTGCGCTCGCTCCGGCATCGATCGATGTGGAAGAGATCGAGGGCAGCGGCGGCAGCCGCTTCCGCGTCAGCGCCAGCCGCCTGGCAAGAGCGGTATGGCTGCAGAGCGACAGCGAAGGCATGTTCAGCGACAATTTCTTCGACCTGGTGCCGGGACGGCCCGTGACGGTGGCGTTCATGGCGCTGAAGCCGGGCGCAGCCCGGCATGAGGCTGCCGACGCCGGTCGGGTGACGGCCTCGTCCATGGCGGATGCGGTGAAAGCCCTCGCGGCGAAAGGCTGA
- a CDS encoding PAS domain-containing hybrid sensor histidine kinase/response regulator translates to MSEESLFSPIEPDGRRTRLQAEKPGLQQYRSVVLHNPHPLVMMDSSWRISIVNPAFTEKLGWSQEELAGMDAIEFRALLMPQTDIDLEQFGAGGAEPVSYENQCRSRSGKIISLEVVFYPLKTDNGDICGYLFSLMDISARKEAELKLQETIERYTSLKKYNHDAVISLDLKGCFIHCNAVAERLLGMHAEELVGKDFSPYVKVPDIRSVLADSHEGDSVERRINEIVNRDGKAAEILTSVAPIIINKRIMGYYLIAKDITEQKKLLIEKEAAESTTRAKSDFLAMMSHEIRTPMNGVIGMTQLLLDSSDLSDEQRSFVEIIRQSGQSLLTIINDILDFTRIEAGKTAIAKAPFSIRELAAETVSVLMPEILEKRLSVDSKVDGDVPDMLLGDGGKLRQVLLNIIGNAVKFTDSGGVSLHISRKQSTDSGVMLLVKIRDTGIGIPADALPLLFNPFSRLDNYMTRKVEGSGLGLAISKKFIELMGGTIGVERVDGPGACFAFTVRLDRSFEQAAQAERTEAGAEDARSFKILIGEDNEVNQMVLQKMLVKLGHEVTVAGNGTEVVEAFRKDGGGYDMIFMDVLMPVMDGMEATRCLRGLSENADKPYIVAVTANALKGDREACLAGGMNDYISKPIRKEALLQALERYRLQKPRGDRHGQDINRYRQV, encoded by the coding sequence ATGAGCGAAGAGAGCCTCTTTTCCCCGATAGAACCTGACGGCAGGCGGACAAGACTCCAAGCGGAGAAGCCCGGACTGCAGCAGTACAGATCCGTCGTGCTTCATAATCCCCATCCGCTCGTCATGATGGATTCTTCCTGGAGAATCTCCATCGTGAATCCGGCGTTCACCGAGAAGCTCGGCTGGTCCCAGGAAGAGCTGGCGGGCATGGATGCGATTGAATTCCGAGCTCTGCTGATGCCCCAGACGGACATCGACCTGGAGCAGTTCGGCGCGGGCGGAGCGGAGCCGGTTTCCTACGAAAACCAATGCAGAAGCCGGAGCGGCAAAATTATCAGCCTGGAGGTCGTCTTTTACCCTTTGAAGACGGACAACGGGGATATTTGCGGGTACCTGTTCTCCCTGATGGACATATCCGCCCGCAAGGAAGCCGAGCTCAAGCTGCAGGAGACGATCGAGAGATATACCTCGCTCAAGAAGTACAACCATGATGCCGTCATATCCCTGGATCTGAAGGGATGCTTCATTCATTGCAACGCAGTCGCCGAGAGGCTGCTCGGCATGCATGCCGAGGAGCTTGTCGGCAAAGACTTTTCTCCCTATGTCAAAGTGCCGGATATCCGCTCCGTCTTGGCGGACTCGCATGAAGGGGACTCGGTCGAGCGGCGGATCAACGAAATCGTGAATCGCGACGGGAAGGCGGCGGAGATTCTCACCTCCGTCGCTCCGATCATCATCAACAAGCGGATCATGGGCTATTATCTGATCGCCAAGGATATCACCGAGCAGAAGAAGCTGCTCATCGAGAAGGAGGCCGCGGAGTCCACGACCCGCGCCAAGAGCGACTTCCTGGCGATGATGAGCCATGAGATCCGCACGCCGATGAACGGTGTCATCGGCATGACGCAGCTGCTGCTGGATTCGTCCGATCTGAGCGACGAGCAGCGCAGCTTTGTCGAGATCATCCGGCAGAGCGGGCAATCGCTGCTGACGATCATCAACGACATTCTGGACTTTACAAGAATCGAGGCCGGCAAGACGGCCATCGCCAAGGCTCCGTTCAGCATCCGTGAGCTCGCAGCCGAGACCGTCTCCGTCCTGATGCCGGAAATTCTCGAGAAGAGGCTGTCCGTCGATTCCAAGGTCGACGGCGATGTGCCCGACATGCTGCTCGGCGACGGGGGCAAGCTGAGGCAGGTGCTGTTGAACATCATCGGCAACGCCGTCAAATTCACGGATTCGGGCGGTGTCAGCCTCCATATCTCGCGGAAGCAGTCGACCGATTCCGGCGTCATGCTCCTCGTCAAGATCAGGGATACGGGAATCGGCATTCCCGCCGATGCGCTGCCGCTCCTGTTCAATCCGTTCAGCCGACTGGACAACTATATGACCCGTAAGGTGGAGGGGAGCGGTCTGGGCCTTGCCATCTCCAAGAAGTTCATCGAGCTGATGGGCGGAACGATCGGAGTGGAGAGGGTGGACGGGCCGGGAGCTTGCTTCGCCTTCACGGTCAGACTGGACCGCAGCTTTGAGCAGGCGGCTCAAGCCGAACGGACCGAAGCCGGAGCGGAGGATGCCCGTTCCTTCAAGATCCTGATTGGCGAGGACAACGAAGTGAACCAGATGGTTCTGCAGAAGATGCTCGTCAAGCTCGGCCACGAGGTGACGGTCGCCGGCAACGGTACGGAAGTGGTGGAGGCCTTCCGCAAGGACGGCGGCGGATACGACATGATCTTCATGGATGTGCTCATGCCGGTCATGGACGGGATGGAAGCGACCCGGTGTCTGCGCGGCCTTTCTGAAAACGCAGACAAGCCTTATATCGTCGCGGTTACAGCCAACGCCCTCAAAGGGGACAGGGAAGCCTGCCTCGCCGGCGGCATGAACGATTACATCAGCAAGCCGATCCGCAAGGAAGCGCTCTTGCAGGCGCTGGAACGCTACCGGCTGCAGAAGCCGAGAGGAGACAGGCATGGCCAAGACATCAACCGATACCGCCAAGTTTAA
- a CDS encoding pentapeptide repeat-containing protein: MAKTSTDTAKFKLEKPRLAAAGLEQPAHPLFADSGSYHENLLVREAAVEERNTERSVAERVLWQHVTFADCRLDRLELTDCRFENCDLSNIRLDGAVLHRVEFHSCKLVGADLSGAVLRNVLFEDCQADYASFRFGNFKGVKFSGSSLNHADLYRSELAKTAFEDVQLDRAQLSGTRLSGIDLSTCEFHHLGVEMEDLKGCIIAPAQAILFTRIFGLVVKE, from the coding sequence ATGGCCAAGACATCAACCGATACCGCCAAGTTTAAGCTGGAGAAGCCGAGACTTGCTGCGGCCGGTCTCGAGCAGCCCGCCCATCCCTTGTTTGCGGATTCAGGCAGCTATCACGAAAATCTGCTTGTCCGCGAAGCGGCCGTGGAGGAGCGGAATACGGAGCGCTCGGTCGCGGAACGGGTTCTATGGCAGCATGTCACGTTCGCGGACTGCCGTCTCGACAGGCTGGAGCTGACGGATTGCCGGTTCGAGAATTGCGATCTGTCCAACATCCGGCTTGACGGGGCGGTGCTTCATCGGGTAGAGTTCCACAGCTGCAAGCTGGTGGGCGCGGATCTGTCGGGGGCGGTGCTGCGCAATGTTCTTTTTGAAGACTGCCAGGCCGATTACGCCTCCTTCCGCTTCGGCAATTTCAAGGGGGTCAAGTTCAGCGGCAGCAGCTTGAACCATGCGGACCTTTACCGGTCCGAGCTGGCCAAGACGGCATTCGAGGACGTGCAGCTGGACCGGGCCCAGCTGTCCGGAACCCGCCTGTCCGGAATCGATCTCAGCACCTGCGAGTTCCATCATCTGGGCGTCGAGATGGAGGATCTGAAGGGCTGCATCATCGCGCCGGCCCAGGCGATCCTGTTCACGAGAATTTTCGGTCTCGTCGTCAAGGAGTAG
- a CDS encoding aminopeptidase, translating to MTKLKEQIERYADLIVQVGVQIQPGQKLVINASLDAADLVRLIAKKAYGAGARTVKVNWNDDTLARLRYELAPDEAFLDEPKWYAGEMLELVQEGAAVISVVSSDPDLLKGVSQERIINHQKTYGKALSTYRQMMQSDKFSWCVVAAPSKAWAKKVFPGSTEEEQYSSLWTSILKAVRADLDDPVAAWKEHIASLNAKSEHLNSRKYKKLHYTAPGTDLTIELPEGHLWVAADSHNIQGQQFVANLPTEEVFTAAKADGVSGYVSSTKPLSYGGTIIDNFKLTFENGSVVKAEAEKGLAALEGLLEMDEGARRIGEVALVPYDSPISRSNILYFNTLFDENASNHLALGSAYAFNIEGGKGMSQDELKEKGLNTSMTHVDFMIGSAEMDIDGILEDGTLEPIFRGGNWAF from the coding sequence ATGACCAAACTGAAAGAGCAAATCGAGCGGTATGCGGATTTGATCGTTCAGGTCGGCGTCCAAATCCAGCCCGGCCAGAAGCTGGTCATCAACGCGTCTCTTGACGCCGCGGACCTCGTTCGCCTGATCGCCAAAAAAGCGTACGGAGCAGGAGCCCGCACCGTCAAGGTCAACTGGAACGACGACACGCTTGCCCGCCTGCGCTACGAGCTGGCGCCGGATGAAGCGTTCCTCGACGAGCCCAAATGGTATGCCGGGGAAATGCTGGAGCTTGTCCAGGAAGGCGCGGCTGTCATCAGCGTCGTATCTTCCGATCCGGATCTGCTCAAGGGCGTCTCCCAGGAGCGCATCATCAACCACCAGAAAACCTACGGCAAAGCCCTCTCTACATACCGCCAGATGATGCAGTCCGACAAATTCAGCTGGTGCGTCGTCGCGGCGCCGTCCAAAGCATGGGCGAAGAAGGTATTCCCCGGATCGACGGAAGAGGAGCAGTACAGCAGCCTGTGGACGTCCATCCTCAAGGCCGTGCGCGCCGATCTCGACGATCCTGTCGCCGCCTGGAAGGAGCATATCGCCAGCCTGAACGCCAAGTCGGAGCATCTCAACTCGCGCAAATACAAGAAGCTGCATTACACCGCCCCTGGAACGGATCTGACGATCGAGCTTCCGGAAGGCCATCTGTGGGTCGCGGCGGACAGCCACAATATCCAAGGCCAACAATTCGTCGCCAACCTTCCGACGGAGGAAGTGTTCACGGCGGCCAAGGCCGACGGCGTAAGCGGCTATGTATCCAGCACCAAACCGCTCAGCTACGGCGGCACCATCATCGACAACTTCAAGCTGACGTTCGAGAACGGCAGCGTGGTGAAGGCCGAGGCGGAGAAAGGGCTTGCCGCTCTGGAAGGACTGCTGGAGATGGACGAGGGCGCGCGCCGGATCGGCGAAGTCGCTCTCGTGCCTTACGACTCCCCGATCTCCCGCTCCAACATCCTGTACTTCAATACGCTGTTCGACGAGAACGCCTCCAACCATCTTGCGCTCGGCAGCGCCTATGCCTTCAACATCGAAGGCGGCAAGGGCATGTCCCAGGACGAGCTGAAGGAAAAAGGGCTGAACACGAGCATGACCCATGTCGACTTCATGATCGGCTCCGCCGAAATGGATATCGACGGCATCCTCGAGGACGGCACCCTGGAGCCGATCTTCCGCGGCGGCAACTGGGCGTTCTAA
- a CDS encoding GNAT family N-acetyltransferase, whose product MFSCQLSPDLELRLLESRYARPLFRTVQQNRDCLDKWLPWVKHIENVDDMKDYIEFEQKRRELQQGFSAIILEGGNPAGVVSYQELDWRNSKASLGYWLSADCQGRGIMTLACKEMVQYAIVTLEMNRVEIRSRSDNVRSRSVAERLGFTLEGLLRQEERSGASFYDHAVYGMVASEWDRQKRARREAAGDSRGAAGATSEQ is encoded by the coding sequence TTGTTCTCCTGCCAACTGAGTCCCGACCTGGAGCTGAGGCTTCTGGAGTCGAGATATGCACGTCCTTTGTTCCGGACGGTCCAGCAGAACCGGGACTGTCTGGACAAATGGCTTCCATGGGTCAAGCATATCGAGAATGTCGACGATATGAAGGATTATATTGAATTCGAGCAGAAAAGAAGGGAGCTTCAGCAAGGCTTCTCCGCGATCATCCTCGAGGGCGGAAATCCTGCCGGCGTCGTCAGCTACCAGGAGCTCGACTGGCGCAACAGCAAGGCTTCGCTCGGCTATTGGCTGAGCGCCGACTGCCAGGGAAGAGGAATCATGACGCTGGCCTGCAAGGAAATGGTCCAGTATGCCATCGTGACGCTGGAGATGAACCGGGTCGAGATCAGATCCCGTTCGGACAACGTCCGCAGCCGGAGCGTCGCCGAGAGGCTGGGCTTCACGCTCGAGGGCCTGCTCAGGCAGGAAGAGCGGAGCGGAGCCTCCTTCTACGACCATGCCGTCTACGGCATGGTCGCCTCGGAGTGGGACCGGCAGAAGAGAGCCCGCCGGGAAGCGGCAGGAGACAGCCGCGGCGCCGCTGGCGCGACGTCGGAACAATGA
- a CDS encoding Ger(x)C family spore germination protein, with protein MSGSKGLRAAAACCLLGLLSGCWDSKDVDNRLMMGAMGLEKGSGQSLNVWMRFPLPKTAQSTEGKDFYAMSQSGLTVADAINQARYKLPKSLDASSTRALLLDESMAHYGLKSYLEFAVRERSVPLDAVVAVVKGKMSRIFTSPNPTGEFSGIYTKLFFEPYAGGIPRKNKTMLWEIYSKLYNPLQANLIPILREGTQNSFELDGNAIFAKDRMVGELTKDESLIYEIITHRFHDSEVKLMSRSDVKIVHNRTRVNTELSNGRPLIRVDSSLIVTLVDSSQMNEMTEREVIRELQEDLELQAKSMFAKTQKAGADIFGFGNRFRSRLQPYQYEEWPERYRSAKISMKFHIDLRNTGLEFLE; from the coding sequence ATGAGCGGGAGCAAGGGGCTCCGTGCGGCTGCGGCCTGCTGTCTGCTCGGCTTGCTGTCCGGGTGCTGGGATTCCAAGGATGTGGACAACCGGCTGATGATGGGAGCGATGGGGCTGGAAAAAGGGTCCGGCCAGTCGCTCAACGTGTGGATGCGGTTTCCGCTGCCCAAGACGGCTCAAAGCACGGAAGGGAAGGATTTCTATGCGATGAGCCAGTCCGGCCTGACGGTTGCCGATGCGATCAATCAAGCCCGATACAAGCTGCCCAAATCGCTGGATGCCTCTTCCACGAGAGCGCTGCTGCTTGACGAATCGATGGCCCATTACGGCTTGAAGTCCTATCTGGAGTTCGCGGTCAGAGAGCGTTCGGTTCCGCTGGATGCCGTCGTGGCGGTCGTCAAGGGAAAGATGAGCCGGATCTTCACGAGCCCCAATCCGACCGGAGAGTTTTCCGGCATCTATACAAAGCTGTTCTTCGAGCCCTATGCCGGCGGCATTCCCCGCAAGAACAAGACGATGCTTTGGGAAATCTATTCCAAGCTGTACAATCCGCTCCAAGCGAACCTGATCCCGATTTTGAGGGAGGGCACCCAGAATTCCTTCGAGCTGGACGGGAACGCCATCTTCGCCAAAGACCGCATGGTTGGAGAGCTGACGAAGGACGAATCGCTCATCTATGAGATCATCACCCACCGCTTCCACGATTCGGAGGTGAAGCTGATGAGCCGTTCAGACGTCAAGATCGTCCATAACCGCACGCGTGTCAACACCGAGCTCTCAAACGGACGGCCGCTCATCCGCGTTGATTCCTCGCTGATCGTCACGCTCGTGGACAGCTCCCAGATGAATGAAATGACCGAAAGGGAGGTTATTCGGGAGCTTCAAGAAGATTTAGAGCTTCAGGCGAAGTCCATGTTCGCGAAAACGCAGAAGGCCGGAGCGGACATATTCGGCTTCGGGAACCGCTTCCGCAGCAGGCTGCAGCCGTATCAATACGAGGAGTGGCCGGAACGGTACCGCTCCGCGAAAATCAGCATGAAATTCCATATCGACCTGCGCAATACCGGACTCGAATTCCTGGAATGA